The Streptomyces aurantiacus genome includes a region encoding these proteins:
- a CDS encoding class I SAM-dependent methyltransferase, producing the protein MTGTLPSPHRILEIASGYWATGLLGVATGHALFTLIHGGLDRAGPLAEKTGLAERGMQTLLDGLVGLGLLTTSDGTYRNTPEAALYLVHGQPTDISGFAQLKLAEMDKLAGRLGVFAAGGPQTAPMVEVADNPHWENVVTAIAGLSVTAAHTAAGLLDLAGRTHLSILDVGGGSGIFSSLWLRLNPAARATQLDWQPINAIARRLLAQHGLTDRFTSLDGDFHTVPLDTAAYDVAVYSHVAHQEGPQDNTAVFTKLRNALTPGGTLVVCDYIVEDDRSGPAFPLLFASEMLLKSNNGGTWRRADYTAWLTEAGFETISFHPTPSPATLVIAR; encoded by the coding sequence ATGACGGGCACCCTGCCTTCCCCCCACCGGATCCTGGAGATCGCCAGCGGCTACTGGGCCACCGGCCTCCTCGGCGTGGCCACCGGGCACGCGCTGTTCACCCTCATCCACGGCGGCCTGGACCGTGCCGGCCCGCTGGCCGAGAAGACCGGCCTGGCCGAACGCGGCATGCAGACCCTCCTCGACGGGCTCGTCGGCCTGGGACTGCTCACCACAAGCGACGGCACCTACCGCAACACCCCCGAAGCCGCGCTGTACCTGGTCCACGGACAGCCCACCGACATCAGCGGCTTCGCCCAGCTCAAACTCGCCGAAATGGACAAACTCGCAGGCCGCCTCGGCGTGTTCGCCGCCGGAGGCCCGCAGACCGCCCCGATGGTGGAGGTCGCCGACAACCCCCACTGGGAAAACGTCGTCACCGCCATCGCCGGCCTGTCGGTCACCGCCGCACACACCGCCGCCGGCCTCCTGGACCTGGCCGGACGCACCCACCTCTCGATCCTCGACGTGGGCGGCGGATCAGGCATCTTCTCCTCCCTGTGGCTGCGCCTCAACCCCGCCGCCCGCGCCACACAGCTCGACTGGCAGCCCATCAACGCCATCGCCCGCCGCCTGCTCGCCCAGCACGGCCTCACCGACCGGTTCACGAGCCTGGACGGTGACTTCCACACCGTCCCGCTCGACACCGCCGCCTACGACGTGGCCGTCTACTCCCACGTCGCCCACCAGGAAGGACCCCAAGACAACACAGCCGTCTTCACCAAACTCCGCAACGCCCTCACCCCCGGCGGCACCCTCGTCGTATGCGACTACATCGTCGAGGACGACCGCAGCGGCCCCGCCTTCCCCCTCCTGTTCGCCTCGGAAATGCTCCTCAAAAGCAACAACGGCGGAACATGGCGCCGCGCCGACTACACCGCCTGGCTGACCGAAGCCGGCTTCGAAACCATCTCCTTCCACCCCACCCCCTCCCCCGCCA
- a CDS encoding type III polyketide synthase, with amino-acid sequence MPTLCKPAVDVPEYVITLEETLKFAEKTHAGKPQLPLALRLIQNTGVKKRHIVQPIEKTLRHPGLEERNRIFEAESKKRCPPVIERALANARLTARDIDAIIFVSCTGFLMPSMTAWLINNMGFRTDTRQIPIAQLGCAAGGAAVNRAHDFCTAYPQSNVLIVSCELCSLCYQPGDDNIGSLLSDGLFGDAVAAAVVRGSGGTGVRLERNASYIIPHTEDWISYAVRSTGFHFQLDRRVPGTMEPLAPVLRDLAMSHGWDIGALDFYIIHAGGPRILADLSTFLGVDLHMFRHSWATLTEYGNIASAVVFDALRRQFEEDTMTEHATGVIAGFGPGITAEMAVGSWRTEAPAITADLRRQAVPATL; translated from the coding sequence ATGCCAACGCTATGCAAACCGGCGGTGGATGTGCCGGAATACGTCATCACCCTTGAAGAAACCCTGAAGTTCGCCGAGAAAACCCACGCCGGGAAGCCGCAGCTGCCGCTGGCACTCAGGCTGATCCAGAACACCGGTGTGAAGAAACGGCACATCGTCCAGCCGATCGAGAAGACGCTCCGCCATCCCGGCCTCGAGGAACGCAACCGGATATTCGAGGCCGAATCCAAGAAGAGATGCCCGCCAGTCATCGAACGGGCCCTGGCGAACGCCCGGCTGACCGCCCGGGACATCGACGCGATCATCTTCGTGTCCTGCACCGGGTTCCTGATGCCGTCGATGACGGCATGGCTGATCAACAACATGGGGTTCCGCACCGACACCCGGCAGATACCCATCGCCCAGCTGGGCTGCGCCGCCGGCGGCGCCGCGGTCAACCGGGCCCACGACTTCTGCACCGCCTACCCGCAGAGCAACGTGCTGATCGTCTCCTGCGAACTGTGCTCACTGTGCTACCAGCCCGGCGACGACAACATCGGCTCCCTGCTGTCCGACGGGCTGTTCGGCGACGCGGTCGCGGCCGCCGTGGTGCGCGGCAGCGGCGGCACCGGCGTGCGGCTGGAGCGCAACGCCTCGTACATCATCCCCCACACCGAGGACTGGATCTCCTACGCCGTGCGGTCCACCGGCTTCCACTTCCAGCTGGACCGCCGGGTGCCCGGCACCATGGAGCCGCTCGCACCGGTCCTGCGGGACCTCGCGATGAGCCACGGCTGGGACATCGGCGCCCTGGACTTCTACATCATCCACGCCGGCGGCCCGCGCATCCTCGCCGACCTGAGCACCTTCCTGGGCGTCGACCTCCACATGTTCCGGCACAGCTGGGCGACGCTCACCGAATACGGGAACATCGCCAGCGCCGTCGTCTTCGACGCGCTGCGCAGGCAGTTCGAGGAAGACACGATGACCGAGCACGCCACCGGAGTGATCGCGGGTTTCGGCCCCGGCATCACCGCCGAGATGGCCGTCGGCAGCTGGCGCACCGAAGCGCCCGCGATCACCGCGGACCTGCGCCGGCAGGCCGTGCCGGCAACCCTGTGA